A portion of the Candidatus Zixiibacteriota bacterium genome contains these proteins:
- a CDS encoding 23S rRNA (pseudouridine(1915)-N(3))-methyltransferase RlmH gives MLLLEIIAVGKVRPAWLKEGIDYYRKLTSKYARVEVTAIRDSGTAHLDRERALSQESDNIVARLDDRAFVIALDERGKVYTSIEMAALLCDRQQKYSRFQFIIGGAHGLAASILHRADLRLSLSAMTLPHEMCQMILLEQLYRALAINAGASYHK, from the coding sequence ATGTTGCTCCTTGAGATCATCGCGGTCGGAAAAGTCCGCCCGGCCTGGCTCAAAGAGGGAATCGACTACTATCGGAAGTTAACATCGAAGTATGCCCGGGTCGAAGTCACGGCGATTCGGGACTCCGGAACGGCTCATCTGGATCGGGAGCGCGCACTGTCGCAGGAATCAGACAATATCGTCGCGCGGCTCGACGACCGCGCGTTCGTGATTGCGCTGGATGAGCGGGGCAAGGTCTACACGTCCATCGAGATGGCAGCTTTGTTGTGCGATCGACAGCAGAAATATTCGCGCTTTCAGTTCATCATTGGCGGCGCGCATGGCCTCGCAGCATCGATTCTCCATCGCGCAGATCTGCGCTTGTCCCTGTCGGCGATGACGCTGCCGCACGAAATGTGCCAGATGATCTTGCTCGAGCAGCTTTATCGCGCGCTGGCCATCAACGCGGGCGCATCCTACCACAAATAG
- a CDS encoding carboxypeptidase regulatory-like domain-containing protein — protein MIECSKCGSANQFDGAVFCKNCGERLGQAVAVDVAERPQDALTQEAADQPKPSQQPEAEADFTVEDVADPEAATPPADRPAGDGTGIDKLLSLYGNESKVEAAKSLDDPESGERTSLGIESASDFLMRTQTDSAPEPQEPEAQEPKRQPSAVTKTPGEIMSRLKPLKDDDELPTPPPAEGVSEIDKGRLLDSLSKTLRSDAAPESESSAASVPEAAATAPVRATRDDAVADAEAAAETDDNVVADSQAIAIAVPEPALPNHRQPAVFLRGQSLTVPKPTLLRPGDQVTIAGQEFVVKAGSIDRRKWIIGGAAALLVIALVAMKLFSTPAVPKATVFGVVTNSESDEVLAGISVSIPQLNLMTVTDEHGVFKFTGLANGRYDVKMDGELFEERYFPLVVQNNQSDIMYGSVTPILPQTRRSQTTAQPVATTPIQPDDQPEYGGLKINCNVADAGIYLDGKLAGKAGQSLKRIRPGNRALEVRAEGYVSYVQPIVIAEGETQELVVTLEDARPTAPAEYTAQDFFTQAETLFGEQQYVEAVGYYTLALAKDNTMVKAYLRRAEAHLAAGKKLNARADYRSAADLYLNAGQYAQAIGCYDKIIAFQPDAADAYTLRGWARIASGNYDGGAADLEKSLSFSPEDKQAQIDVGKAYYMVGRYKDAEKVLKKLKKFGDESPEIYGYLALSHLAMGNEGEARKTYEQFRKAASSSVVARMSTESGWQRLTALAGN, from the coding sequence ATGATCGAGTGCAGCAAGTGCGGCTCGGCGAATCAATTTGACGGGGCGGTTTTCTGCAAGAACTGTGGCGAGCGACTGGGGCAGGCAGTGGCCGTCGATGTGGCAGAGCGTCCGCAGGACGCACTGACGCAGGAAGCGGCAGACCAGCCGAAGCCGTCGCAACAGCCGGAAGCAGAAGCTGACTTCACCGTCGAAGATGTCGCTGATCCGGAGGCGGCAACTCCTCCCGCCGACCGTCCCGCCGGCGACGGGACGGGAATCGACAAGCTGCTAAGCCTCTACGGTAACGAATCCAAAGTCGAAGCCGCCAAGTCGCTGGATGATCCAGAGAGTGGTGAGCGCACTTCCCTGGGCATCGAGTCGGCGTCCGACTTTCTCATGCGGACGCAAACCGACTCGGCTCCGGAGCCGCAAGAGCCGGAGGCGCAAGAGCCCAAGCGTCAGCCCAGCGCCGTCACCAAAACGCCGGGAGAGATTATGAGCCGGCTGAAACCGCTGAAGGATGATGACGAACTTCCAACGCCGCCGCCGGCGGAAGGAGTCTCGGAAATCGATAAGGGGCGTTTGCTCGATAGCCTTTCCAAGACATTGCGCAGCGATGCCGCGCCGGAATCCGAATCCTCCGCTGCAAGTGTTCCTGAAGCTGCTGCGACAGCCCCCGTGAGAGCAACTCGCGATGACGCGGTGGCCGATGCGGAAGCCGCCGCCGAGACTGACGACAACGTCGTGGCAGACTCGCAGGCGATTGCGATTGCCGTCCCCGAACCGGCCCTGCCGAATCACCGGCAACCGGCCGTGTTTCTGCGCGGTCAGAGCCTCACCGTGCCCAAGCCGACGCTCTTGCGTCCCGGTGATCAGGTGACGATCGCCGGTCAGGAGTTTGTCGTTAAGGCGGGCAGCATCGACCGCCGCAAGTGGATCATTGGTGGCGCGGCCGCGTTGCTGGTGATCGCCCTGGTCGCGATGAAATTGTTCAGCACGCCGGCGGTGCCCAAGGCCACGGTCTTCGGCGTGGTGACCAATTCCGAAAGCGATGAGGTGCTGGCGGGCATTAGTGTCAGCATACCGCAGCTAAACCTCATGACGGTGACGGACGAACATGGCGTGTTCAAGTTCACCGGTTTGGCAAATGGCCGCTATGACGTCAAGATGGACGGAGAACTCTTTGAGGAGCGCTACTTCCCGCTGGTCGTGCAGAACAACCAGTCGGACATCATGTACGGCAGCGTCACGCCGATCCTGCCGCAGACGCGGCGCAGCCAGACAACGGCACAGCCGGTTGCGACGACGCCGATTCAACCGGACGACCAGCCGGAATATGGCGGCCTGAAAATCAACTGCAACGTGGCGGATGCCGGGATCTACCTGGACGGCAAACTGGCCGGTAAGGCCGGGCAGTCGCTCAAGCGGATCCGTCCCGGCAATCGGGCGTTAGAAGTCCGCGCTGAGGGCTACGTATCTTACGTGCAGCCAATCGTGATTGCTGAAGGCGAGACGCAAGAGCTGGTGGTGACGTTGGAAGACGCCCGCCCGACCGCGCCGGCGGAATACACCGCTCAGGATTTCTTTACCCAGGCGGAAACCCTCTTCGGCGAACAGCAATACGTTGAAGCCGTGGGTTACTACACGTTAGCGCTGGCGAAAGACAACACGATGGTCAAGGCGTATCTGCGTCGCGCGGAAGCGCACCTGGCCGCAGGCAAGAAGCTCAATGCGCGTGCCGATTACCGGTCGGCCGCCGATCTGTATCTGAATGCCGGCCAATATGCGCAGGCGATCGGTTGTTATGACAAGATCATCGCCTTCCAGCCCGATGCCGCCGATGCTTACACACTGCGCGGCTGGGCACGGATTGCTTCGGGCAATTACGATGGCGGCGCGGCCGATCTCGAGAAGTCGCTCTCGTTCAGTCCCGAAGACAAGCAGGCGCAGATCGATGTCGGCAAAGCCTACTATATGGTGGGCCGCTACAAAGACGCAGAAAAAGTACTGAAAAAGCTCAAGAAGTTCGGCGACGAGAGTCCGGAGATCTACGGCTACCTTGCACTCAGCCATCTGGCGATGGGCAACGAAGGCGAGGCACGCAAGACCTACGAGCAGTTCCGAAAGGCGGCAAGCTCGAGCGTGGTCGCGCGGATGTCGACAGAATCGGGCTGGCAACGCTTGACCGCGCTCGCCGGCAACTAA
- a CDS encoding anti-sigma factor, translating to MLRKLTVWGLCLFALVAIIGCDGDDNGNGGLNSFNAVLLRPDRLPSLSGGLVYEGWLARVDDHGNWIEKKSFGKFFWDEFNYKFLASNGSGTQIDSVFEAKANIYDYDLVAITLEQYPNDPSGDPSPTIVAQSTIVPDRVTMMRFPVNFDGVPPGSFCIGTFSNGNWKEMGEVDKALERYGVWFLSLTVGPTGNEGAEQFATALTLPVLPDTGYLYEGWVTTAIGDTISTGKFFFPDYQDYSNRHCDLRAIPNYPGEDFLVDRPSWIPEARWPLDCMTGGQALVTVEPNPDNDLQRPSNLVVLRGNMPARAADQNGDARRINFPMGSVAGVTFPVIEAVFVKR from the coding sequence ATGCTTAGAAAACTGACGGTGTGGGGATTGTGCTTGTTCGCCCTCGTAGCGATCATCGGCTGCGACGGCGACGATAACGGCAATGGCGGACTGAACTCATTCAATGCGGTTCTTCTACGACCCGACCGCCTTCCGTCGCTTTCCGGAGGGCTGGTTTATGAGGGCTGGTTGGCGCGGGTCGACGATCACGGCAACTGGATCGAAAAGAAGTCGTTCGGCAAGTTCTTCTGGGACGAGTTCAATTACAAATTCCTCGCCAGCAATGGCAGCGGTACCCAAATCGACTCCGTCTTCGAGGCCAAAGCGAATATCTACGACTACGACTTGGTGGCAATCACCCTCGAGCAGTATCCCAACGATCCCAGCGGCGATCCCTCGCCGACCATCGTCGCCCAGAGCACGATTGTCCCGGATCGCGTCACCATGATGCGCTTCCCGGTCAATTTCGACGGTGTTCCCCCCGGATCGTTCTGCATCGGCACCTTCTCCAACGGCAATTGGAAGGAGATGGGCGAGGTTGACAAGGCGCTCGAACGCTATGGCGTCTGGTTCCTGAGTCTGACGGTCGGCCCGACGGGCAACGAAGGCGCCGAGCAATTCGCCACGGCTCTGACCCTGCCGGTTCTGCCCGACACCGGCTATCTCTACGAAGGTTGGGTGACAACCGCCATCGGGGACACCATCTCTACCGGCAAGTTCTTCTTCCCGGATTATCAAGACTACAGCAATCGTCACTGCGACCTTCGCGCGATCCCGAACTATCCCGGCGAGGACTTCCTGGTCGATCGCCCGAGTTGGATTCCCGAAGCGCGCTGGCCTTTGGATTGCATGACGGGCGGCCAGGCGTTGGTCACGGTCGAGCCGAATCCGGACAACGACCTGCAGCGACCTTCAAACCTCGTTGTCCTGCGTGGAAATATGCCGGCCCGGGCCGCTGATCAAAATGGTGACGCCCGCCGCATCAATTTCCCGATGGGCTCCGTCGCCGGTGTGACCTTCCCGGTGATCGAAGCCGTGTTCGTCAAGCGCTAG
- a CDS encoding YIP1 family protein produces MTDAVNEYPATETKLMSPWSMLVNVLFSPTRVFQAAKEKPKWAVPAIVIIVLLALNAILIAPMTNQIGIDMIQKSDRLTDAQKAEIIQGMKEQGPIAMAKSAVGTAVFLFIVWLIGAGLSTLFGNVMFSAGLRFVHYFVIMVLSFSPWVIGAIVKTPLMMAKNDVDIRTSLAVLSSSPIVGNIGLTLLNTFTDVFILWTICLIVLGIKTMSGLSLFKSVTVVAPTVILFILVVFGSTALMKMVM; encoded by the coding sequence ATGACCGACGCAGTCAACGAATATCCAGCCACTGAAACAAAATTGATGTCACCTTGGTCTATGTTGGTGAATGTTCTGTTTTCACCAACGCGGGTCTTTCAAGCTGCCAAGGAGAAGCCGAAGTGGGCCGTGCCGGCGATTGTCATTATCGTCCTGCTCGCCCTCAACGCCATCTTGATCGCACCGATGACAAACCAAATCGGAATCGATATGATCCAAAAATCGGATCGGCTGACCGACGCCCAGAAGGCAGAAATCATTCAGGGCATGAAAGAGCAGGGGCCGATTGCAATGGCGAAGTCGGCTGTCGGTACGGCTGTCTTCCTGTTCATCGTATGGTTGATCGGAGCCGGCCTGAGCACGCTCTTCGGCAATGTCATGTTCAGCGCCGGCCTGCGCTTTGTCCACTATTTCGTCATTATGGTGCTGTCTTTCTCCCCCTGGGTCATCGGGGCTATCGTCAAGACTCCGCTCATGATGGCGAAGAATGATGTCGATATCCGCACGTCACTGGCCGTCCTCAGTAGCTCACCGATCGTGGGCAACATCGGTCTCACGCTACTGAACACGTTCACTGATGTCTTCATTCTCTGGACGATCTGCCTGATTGTCCTCGGGATCAAGACCATGAGCGGCCTGAGCCTGTTCAAGTCCGTCACGGTGGTAGCACCCACCGTCATCCTGTTTATTCTCGTCGTGTTTGGCTCGACCGCGCTCATGAAGATGGTTATGTAA
- a CDS encoding TolC family protein: protein MHRFSPAFTFIGLLLIILSLPSGTSLAQTQGLTVQQCIDIALERNIGVITAKNNLGRAKWDLWDAWGDALPNISASARYGYNKSFGKQYQPELGIEVEVPGTKSYSTGLSISMTLFDGGATWFNIKRSSLLKTASRNDLRQQILSTIYSVRQAYYSLVSAYMLRRVQEDALARSKKQLEVTTSRYELGSASLSEKLKAQVNVANDSLTLLQRVNDIQTAEFNLNVLMNRDVSLPVNPVDTLARVDISRSLDECIETALNDNPSLKSTKASYDAARASTKISRQSWVPRANMSLNWGWSTRESGEWFSYKYDNGAYSFGINFSYGLFDGFTKKTAYSKARLSEQTARENYESERNVLIYNVRQAYLDIQKARLQHETALLAEMSAAEDMKLQQERYRLGASSILELLDAQVSLTNAQYSRISALYQLNLAVAAMARAMGQM, encoded by the coding sequence ATGCATCGCTTTTCACCAGCATTTACGTTTATTGGATTACTCCTGATAATTCTGTCATTGCCGTCCGGGACGAGCCTCGCCCAAACCCAGGGCCTCACCGTGCAGCAATGCATCGATATCGCGCTCGAACGCAACATTGGTGTGATCACGGCCAAGAATAATCTCGGCCGCGCCAAATGGGATCTCTGGGATGCCTGGGGCGACGCGCTGCCGAATATCTCGGCATCGGCGCGCTATGGCTACAACAAGTCCTTTGGCAAGCAGTATCAGCCTGAACTCGGTATCGAGGTCGAGGTCCCGGGTACGAAGTCTTATTCCACCGGACTGTCGATCTCGATGACGTTGTTCGATGGCGGCGCCACCTGGTTCAACATCAAGCGGAGCTCGTTGCTCAAGACTGCGTCACGTAACGACCTGCGGCAGCAAATCCTCAGCACGATCTACAGCGTGCGTCAGGCCTACTATTCTCTTGTGAGCGCGTATATGTTGCGCCGCGTTCAAGAGGATGCGCTGGCGCGTTCCAAGAAACAGCTGGAAGTGACAACCAGCCGGTACGAATTGGGATCGGCGTCGTTGTCCGAGAAACTTAAAGCCCAGGTTAACGTCGCCAATGACTCCCTGACGCTGCTCCAGCGCGTAAACGACATCCAGACTGCGGAGTTTAATCTCAACGTTTTGATGAATCGCGATGTCAGTCTGCCGGTCAATCCGGTCGACACGCTGGCGCGCGTCGATATCTCCCGTTCCTTGGACGAGTGCATCGAGACAGCGCTCAACGATAACCCGTCGCTCAAATCAACCAAAGCAAGCTACGATGCAGCTCGCGCCAGTACCAAGATCTCGCGCCAGTCGTGGGTGCCGCGGGCCAATATGTCGCTCAACTGGGGTTGGAGCACGCGCGAGTCCGGCGAATGGTTCAGCTACAAGTACGACAACGGCGCGTACAGTTTCGGAATCAACTTCTCTTACGGTCTTTTCGATGGTTTCACCAAGAAGACTGCCTATTCCAAGGCCCGGTTGTCGGAGCAGACTGCGCGCGAAAACTACGAGTCGGAGCGCAACGTGCTGATCTACAACGTGCGCCAGGCCTACCTGGACATCCAGAAGGCACGCCTGCAGCATGAAACGGCCTTGCTGGCCGAAATGTCGGCGGCAGAAGACATGAAATTGCAGCAAGAACGCTATCGCCTGGGGGCCTCGTCGATTCTGGAACTGCTCGACGCCCAGGTTTCGTTGACCAACGCCCAGTATTCGCGGATATCAGCGCTCTACCAGCTGAATTTGGCCGTGGCAGCCATGGCCAGAGCTATGGGGCAGATGTAA